aaccctcaggtttctggcacggttgctctacccactacgccacgccgtcccaatgtgaccaaatctgctgggtccaaagtatacatacagcaatgttaataatatttggttacatgtcccttggcaagtttcactgcaataaggcacttttggtagccatccacaagcttctggcaagcttctgcttgaatttttgaccactcctcttgacaaaattggtgcagctcagctaaatgtgttggttttctgacatggacttgtttcttcagcattgtccacacgtttaagtcaggactttgggaaggccattctaaaaccttcattctagcctgatttagccattcctttaccacttttgacgtgtgtttggggtcattgtcctgcatTTGTAATCTGTCATTCATGAAAGGGATATTTGCAGATCATATGAAAATTGctaaagcagtgtttcccataaactgccaagatacctgtggcggtgggggcgtggctatgggcgtggtcaccatgacatcgagtaatttgcataatttactacaatgatatgattttctctaaaaaggctcaacaaatgtatacttactaattaataataacagttttgttttaaacgtccatccatccattttacaatataattacaccactttattacatatttatatacagatttgaacaataagttattcactgaaatatatttattaattgtggttcttacaaaaaatatatcttataaaatataaaagctaaaatgtctcttaaagctctgcccctttaattagtgcatactaaataatttaactttagcctactactacaaccatattatttaccagcaacataaagtgaaacagaggcagaggtgtcctgccacagtcagtaacaaataaacagaaaacagtagtggtcaaatacaaataaggcaacaagagaagtatcctacacttctcttttgtaaagtaaatctgaacagcctttatgggcatctacatcaactatatgatttgcctgagaagctggacaggaccaaaaaaaaaaaaaaaaattatttatttttttaaatttgtggcggacgtaattcattcgtggcgggccgccacaaataaatgaatgtgtgggaaacactgtaaagtAATACCACTTTACAAAGGTGGAAACAAACACcagtcaggggcgccgaaaaggggggtgtaaaggagacggattctaggggcccatgatggaggggggcccagagaggcccctaatgatgatgaaattataatgttgccgctgtgttgggggccctgtaaagattcttttcatggggcccaaaatccctagcggcgcccctgcaccAGTACTTGAATTACAGACCAATATCACTGCTGCCACAGTTCTCAAAGATCTTAGAGTAATGGTTTGCTTTCaggttaaataaatgtattaatagaTATAACATTTGAAGTAGTCGTCAATATGGGTTTTGTCCCAATCACTCAACAGCAATAAATGATTTGGGAGAAGAAATTTCAACTGCAATAGATAGAAAACAATATTTAGTATTTTCGTAGATCTTCAAACAGCCTTTGATACGCTCGATCATAAATTATTATTGGACAAACTGTATGGAATAAGAGGAGTGGCTCATGAGTGGGTTAAAAGTTACCTGAAGGACAGAAAACACTTTGTTGGAGTTCACAATTGGAAGTCTGCCTTACATAATATCAGTTGTTGTGGAGTACCACAATAATCAGTCCTTGGACAAATACTGTTTGTCATGTACGTCAATGATATTACCACGGTTTCCTAACTTTAAGTGTATTTTATTTGCAGACAACACAACCATTTTTTATTCAGGACAAAATATTACAGATGTGTTAGAGGTGGTTAACAATTAATTCATCAAGATTAAAAGATGGTTTGATGTAAATAGATTATCTTTGAGTACTAGTAAAactaaattcatgattttttgcAGTAGTAGGAAAAGTGTGGATGGTTCATTATATGTTGAAGGAGTTGAGATTCAATGAACACAACAGATCACGTTTTTGGGTGTTATGATTGATGAACATTTGTCATGGAAATCGCATatttacaaattatatatatatatatatatatatatattttatatatatacatactaggggtgtaacggtacacaaaaatttcggttcggtacgtacctcggtttaaaagtcacggttcggttcattttcggtactgtaagaaaacaacaaaatatacatttttgggttatttaccaaatttgcaaaatcttccaccaaaaatatgtttcttagtggaatatttgatgggaagtaatcggaaccttggataggttaataattgataataacattgattttgtttcaatattatgttttgagcaatgacaattagAAAGAAACaaacccagctttgttttattagtcaacattgcaactttttctaaattacatttaacctttaagcttttttatttcacttttgttatgtttttgtttattttaatagtgtttttagaatgcgccgtgggcctttaaaacattagctgtgggccgcaaatggcctccggggcacacttttgacacccctgctatagataataaaaaattaaatctgataaatctatggataaaaatcagAGCCTGGCGACatatgcgcgtttatcataactctctcgctctctctgtctctgcctctccctcacgaatgctgctgcgcgcacaatttgttttgtttttaaccccttcttaaccctgaacgtacattgaaaatacacacaaccctaactcaaaatgccggacatttgaggcatttaagaaactccgccctgacagcgccgcaaaagaggacatgtccggtgaaaagaggacgtatggtcagtctatcgtagcccgttagctgctagcatgccgtgtgttgtgcctcggtgtgcgttgtttacacaacgtgcgttacgctacttaatatgttcgtgtggaaactcgttcggtacacctccgaaccgaaccggaacccccgtaccgaaacggttcaatacaaatacacatactttTACACCcgtaatacatacagtacaggccaaaagtttggacacaccttctcatttaatgtgttttctttattttcatgactatttactttatagattgtcacatcaaaactatgaatgaacacatgtggagttatgtacttaacaaaaaaggtgaaatacctgaaatcatgttttatattctagttccttcaaaatagtcaccctttgctctgattactgctttgcacactcttggcattctctcgatgagcttcaagaggtagtcacctgaaagggttttcacttcacaggtgtaatagtttcgatgccttcattgacaatctacaatgtaaatagtcatgaaaaaataaagaaaacgcattgaagtgagaaggtgtgtccaaaattttggcctgtactgtatgtgtgctcGACTTTTTCCACTTTTCTCCCCCCTTTCCCGTGTGACTTTCCTGggcgtgttttggacattttggccaTCCCGGCCGTCGGCGGGACTTGTGGCTGTCAAACCCGGGTGTGAATACATAGCCCTGCTctaatgggacggcgtggcgaagttggtagagtggctgtgccagcaatcggagggttgctggttactggggttcaatccccaccttctaccatcctagtcgcgtccgttgtgtccttgggcaagaagcttcacccttgctcctgatggctgctggttagcgccttgcatggagctcccgccatcagtgtgtgaatgtgtgtgaatgggtgaatgtggaaatactgtcaaagcgctttgagtaccttgaaggtagaaaagcgctatacaagtataacccatttatcatttatttaatgtcatgGAATTgttaagataataaaaaaaatcaatagcaACAATGCTAACAAAAATAATCATATCAATCTTTCCTGTGTTCAGAATCTCCACAGCCGAGTCTGTGTCCCCAGGAGAGCATCTCCAGTGTGGAGCAGGAGCTTCAAGAGCCCACACACATTAAAGTGGAACAAGAGGACCTTCTCAATGAAGAGCATCTTCTTCCAAAACAGGAGGATTACTTTTCCAATCGTGAAGCCCTTGGAGCCTGGCCACTTGTTTTGGACTGCGAGCAGAATGAAAGTGAGGCGGAAAAAGACGCCACAGCTCCGAGGTTACGATCAGAATCggagagtggtgattttgatgtGTCAGGACTGAACGGCGATCATCCAATGCTCTTCCAGGACTACTATCCAGAAAATAACCAGGAGTATATCACTGACAACATGGCGTCCACATCTGCTCGAAGCATTAAGTTGGAATGTCATGACCAGGACCTGGAGAACACAGACATTCATTGTCAGGAGCAGCTTTTTGAGCAGCCTTTCCACTGCGGCACCTTCCACGCAAACTCCCACTTGTATGCCCAAGTAGACATGAGGGCCCTCTCTACCGACAAACCTTTCATTTGCAACATTTGCGGGAAGGGATTTGGTTTCAAACGTTACCTGGCGCAGCACATGATCACCCACTCCGCCGAGAAGCCGTATGTCTGCAGCAGATGCCGGAAGACCTTCCGACGCCAGCAAGCTCTAAAGATCCACATGAGGTGTCACACGGGCGAAAAGCCCTATTTCTGCAAAACCTGCGGGAAGAGATTCTGCCAGAGCTCAGCGCTCAGAGTTCATCTAAGAGTCCACACGGGGGAGAAACCATACCCCTGCAAAATGTGCGGGATTGGATTCCGTAGCCTACCGGTGCTGAGAAACCACATCAGGAGGAGCCACGATGGAAAGATGCTATAGATCCTCAAATGAAAGGATGTAAATGAAGCCTTTAGACTTTCCTGGTGACTGCTCACTCCTGGTTGACCATCAAGGAAATCACAGACAAGACCGCACAATTAAATAAAGTGCAACACTCTGGTAAAGACATGTTTCATATACatcataatatattaatatttggACCACAGACTTCTCTAAGCACATTGTTGGCCACATTCACACTGCCtgatttggattttttatttttgttaaatacCGTCTTTTTATGTATTACCAAAAATATTTCTAATGTGAGTCCGTAAAGTAGCCCGcatgcacatgatgtcacactgtgtttacagaagtaaacattgCTCCATTTCTCGTAACTCTCCCTGCCAGCGCGTTTATGGCAATTTCTTGGAAACACACACACTTCAGGGATATTCAGCTAAACTGTTCTGGCTGCCACATTTCGAGAAAGCGAAGGACCAGAGTGCGGGACTACTtcttattagtcttattttgtatattgcaGATAACCAGGGTCCTCTATAgtagacatttaattttggtgtgtttattttgttagaaCAACAGgagtgtgctgctgtttttaaggaccttctgcaaaaaatctGGTCAAAGATGGTCTCCATGACAGCACtctagttaaaagttaaagtacccatgattgtcacacacacactaggtgtggcaaaattattctctgcatttgacccatcacccttgatcaccccctgggaggtgaggggagcagtgagcagcagcggtggccgcgcccgggaatatatTCTTTTTGTCcacggatgttctcattcatacaGGTCAACTGCAGTCTGACCATTCAGGTCACGTTGTCTGACTTCTGTTATCGTATGGTGACAAACATCACAATTCTTCACCAAAGCAGACATGCATGAAAGTACAGCATCAGAAAACAGTCGGTGGCGAAAAAGATGTCGCCATATGTCAATGTCCTAACGCTTGGCATCTCACACTCCTTGGTGCAGACGTAGCAACAAGTGCCCCACAAACGACCATAGCTCAAATCCCAGTTGCATAAACTCCTTTAAATTGTTGTGAATGTGCCAGGACTGACACCAACACGAATCAGTGTCACGTTTACGTCTGTAAACACGGGGATCTAGATGTGACGTCATGTTTTGTGCACATGGGCATCActtcatacaaaacccaaaacagtgaagatgtcacattgtgtaaatggtaaataaaaacagaatacaatgatttgtaaatccttttcaacctgtattcaattgaatagactgcaaagacaagatacttaacatttgaactggtaaactttgttatttgttgcaaatattagctcatttggaatttgatgcctgcaacatgtttaaaaaaaactggagaaatcactgcaagtaagcgatgatattaaggAACTTCAATCcatcaggtggtactgcatcaaaaagtgacatccgtgtgtaaagtatatcaccacatggggtcaggaacacttcagaaaaccaccgtcagtaacttcagttcgtcgctacatctgtaagtgcaagttaaaaatctactatgcaaagccagaaCCATTTAtctacaacacccagaaatgcagctggctttgctgggcccgagctcatctaagatggactgatgcaaagtggaaaagtgttctgtggtctgacgagtccacatttcaaattgtttttggaaactgtggatatagtgtcctccagaccaaagaggaaaataaccattgggattgttataggtgcaaagttgaaaagccagcatctgtgatggtatgggggtgtattattattattattatcttttttttttttttttttttttgggggggtgtattagtgcccaaggcatgggtaacttacacatccttgaaggcaccattaatgctgaaaggtacatacaggttttggagcaacatatgttgccatccaagcaacgtcatcatgCTTATCAtgcttgcttatttcagcaagacaatgccaagccacattctgcatgtgttacaacagcgtggcttcatagtaaaagagtgcgggtactagactggcctgcctgtagtccagacctgtctcccattgaaaatgtgtggtgcaatatgaagcctaaagtaccacaacggagaccccggattgttgaacaacttaagctgtacatcaagcaagaatgggaaagaattccacctaaaaatctttaaaaatttgtctccttagttcccaaacattttctgagtgtagttaaaaggaaaggccatgtaacacagtggtaaaaatgtcctgtgacaacttttttgcaatgtgttgctgccattaaattctaagttaatgattatttgcaaaaaaaaattaagtttctcagtgtgaacattaagtatcttgtctttgcagtctattcaattgaatataagttgaaaaggattagcaaatcattgtattctgtttttatataacatttacacaacgtgccaacttcactggcatTCCGTTCACATTGTCTATATGTAGAAGtcggatatatatatttatatatatttaattggtAATGTGAATAACTAAATAAAAAGATcggaatcaacaaaaaatccaatttgggCATCGTATG
This genomic interval from Entelurus aequoreus isolate RoL-2023_Sb linkage group LG06, RoL_Eaeq_v1.1, whole genome shotgun sequence contains the following:
- the LOC133652227 gene encoding zinc finger protein 426-like, yielding MSAAHTTMSKFHHLRTFVNERLTAAAEEIFGVFEKTMVAYEAEMDRRLKLLDVACKPAHRAESPQPSLCPQESISSVEQELQEPTHIKVEQEDLLNEEHLLPKQEDYFSNREALGAWPLVLDCEQNESEAEKDATAPRLRSESESGDFDVSGLNGDHPMLFQDYYPENNQEYITDNMASTSARSIKLECHDQDLENTDIHCQEQLFEQPFHCGTFHANSHLYAQVDMRALSTDKPFICNICGKGFGFKRYLAQHMITHSAEKPYVCSRCRKTFRRQQALKIHMRCHTGEKPYFCKTCGKRFCQSSALRVHLRVHTGEKPYPCKMCGIGFRSLPVLRNHIRRSHDGKML